The following proteins come from a genomic window of Lolium rigidum isolate FL_2022 chromosome 5, APGP_CSIRO_Lrig_0.1, whole genome shotgun sequence:
- the LOC124656974 gene encoding polcalcin Syr v 3-like translates to MASHLCFVRPSRMSLQRAVDDDDGAMTAAEFKEWLRRFDTDGDGRISRDELRRAMRVLRVRFTGRRARRGISYADTDGDGFIDDSEIDGLVEFARRNLGVRIVAC, encoded by the coding sequence ATGGCGTCACACCTGTGCTTCGTGAGGCCCTCCAGGATGAGCCTGCAGcgagccgtcgacgacgacgacggcgccatGACGGCGGCCGAGTTCAAGGAGTGGCTCCGGCGGTTCGACACGGACGGGGACGGGCGCATCAGCCGCGACGAGCTGCGGCGCGCGATGCGGGTGCTGCGTGTGCGGTTCACGGGGCGGCGGGCCAGGCGCGGCATCAGCTACGCCGACACCGACGGCGACGGATTCATCGACGACAGCGAGATCGACGGCCTCGTCGAGTTCGCGAGGAGGAACCTCGGCGTCCGGATCGTCGCATGTTAG